CCGAATTGACCGTGATGTGCAATTCGCCGTCAAAGGGAGCTTTCCAACTGTGCCAGACGCTGCCTTCGCAACGGTCGGTGGTGACGGCGCTGCCATTCTGCGCCGTCGCGGTACCCAACGTGTACCAGTACACGTCTCCCGCACCCGTGCTGTGCGCCAGTTCTCCATATTCACCGGTCGAATTTGCCAGCGTAAAGCCCTGGGGGGGTGCGGCATCTATGGTTTGGATTTGAGAACCAAACAGTACCACGCGGTTGGCAAAATCATCATTTACGGGATGCGAGCCTGTGTAGTTTGTATCCTTGATGGTGAGAGTGATGGCGCCGCTGGCGGCTCCGGATGTATTGTTAGGGTTGTTGTAACCGTCAACCAGGATCATGTAGGTGGTACCCGCAACGGCCGTGAAGGTCGCCTGGCTTGTGTAAAGGCTTGAGCTGGCATTGGCATCGTCATTATCCTTGATTAGGGTGAGGGCATTGACCGCCACTCCTGTATAAACACCCAGCAACGTGTCAAACGCGCTTCCAAAGGTATCAATGCTTATTGTATGCCCGCCAACTGCCGCCGGCGCAGTCCAACTGAACCAGACAGACCTCCCGCCGGAATTTGCATTCTCACCGATTGTTGCTGGTTCACCCGCTTGCTTGGTGGCATTGACGTTGCTGCCGTAAACAGTAATGGTGTTTGCATTGCCTTGTGGGTTGATGACAGTGGCTTTGGCGAAACTGTCATTTTGCGGCGCTGAGGCGCGGCTGATGCCGCTGCCCAACAATAAAAGGACCAACGCGAGTGGAGCGGTTGCGAAGACGGCTGTCTTTTTCATAGTTTATACCCGGATGGAGTTACTTTGCCTGAAGACAAAAACCCGTAAGCGAGCGGACAGCCTTGCGTTTGCCACACTATCCCCACTAGCTTCCGATTACAAGCCCAAATTCCCCCTTGTCACCTGCCGATTCCGGCGTCCTTCCATCAGACGCCATTTTTCGTCAAAAAGTTTTTCTCAAGCCCATCGTCAGAATGTGATTGTCAAGTCTGCTCGCATCGATCTTAGCCGGGCTGTCAAAGAGGTTGAAATTATTAAACACCAGATATTTGTATTCCGCAAAAATACTCCAGTCCTGGACGAAGAAGTAATCCACGCCCGCTTCGCCTTGAATGGCCAAGGCCGTTTGGGTGGCGCTGGTTTGGGTGGTGGCCGGATTGTTATATCCAGTGGCATCAATGTAGGCAAAACCCACGCCCGGGCCGATATAAGGCCGCCATTTTCCCGTTTGCAGGGTCAACAACGGGTTGAGCATGAAAACTGCTGAATTAAGGCTTGTGGAAACCCCC
This window of the Candidatus Methylacidiphilales bacterium genome carries:
- a CDS encoding outer membrane beta-barrel protein produces the protein GPEFASTVGLRKEPRTGFSFAVFGGANLFESLSGTLDSQAIVPPGILTTVGTKASADSTIEPVGGLKLRYDWPFDPEPIEQFSDELQGRPLHLGAALEAEAFYLGGKISANTSTQGVSTSLNSAVFMLNPLLTLQTGKWRPYIGPGVGFAYIDATGYNNPATTQTSATQTALAIQGEAGVDYFFVQDWSIFAEYKYLVFNNFNLFDSPAKIDASRLDNHILTMGLRKTF